TGTTACTTGCTGTTTGTTTTTGGTTGATATACCAAGTTAAGCACTCCCGTGATAagaagaaagaatttgatgaaaGTGATGTGAAAGCCTCGACTACCAGAGGAGGTAGTGACGGTTTTATAAGATTTGGTAGAAAAGATATCCATCCTCAAGAGGAGGATGCTATCACTAAGAATGAGAAGCATgacgaagaagaagaaaaagaggaGGAAACAACCGGAGTTGTGGACGAAAATAAGCATGAAGAAGATGAGTTGGAAGACAAGAAAGATGAAGATACTGAGAATGAAAAAGTGGAAGGTGGAGATGACGAGATAGAAGATCATGGACAAGAGAAGTTAGATCCAGAGGTTGATCGTGAAGAAGATTTTGTAGATGGTGAGAAGGAGAGGGAAGGCGATGATGAGAATGAGAACAAGAATGAAGAAAAAGATTCCGAAGATGGACAAATGGAGAAGGAAAGTTCCATAGAAAAAGGTGATCGTGATGGAGATGATACAAGTACCCACGAGGCACGCGAGGAACATTACAAGGCTGATGATGCTTCGAGTGCGGTAACTCATGATACCCAAGTAGAGACTACTGAAACCGAGAATCAAAATGATGAAAACATTAATGAACAACCAGATAACATTTTGGAAGAAACTGATATGGGCGAGAAGAGGATAGAGTTGGAGGAAGGTGGTGAAATGGTTCTGGATGAGAAACATTCAAATGTAACAATAGGTGAAGATAAGGAAAATGTGATGGATGACTCTG
This window of the Primulina huaijiensis isolate GDHJ02 chromosome 3, ASM1229523v2, whole genome shotgun sequence genome carries:
- the LOC140973584 gene encoding uncharacterized protein isoform X1; translation: MSSEILDLLTWHWEMRSSESKRVDEIIMSGQTPSRNQRSKGIKVKHVLQIFLLLAVCFWLIYQVKHSRDKKKEFDESDVKASTTRGGSDGFIRFGRKDIHPQEEDAITKNEKHDEEEEKEEETTGVVDENKHEEDELEDKKDEDTENEKVEGGDDEIEDHGQEKLDPEVDREEDFVDGEKEREGDDENENKNEEKDSEDGQMEKESSIEKGDRDGDDTSTHEAREEHYKADDASSAVTHDTQVETTETENQNDENINEQPDNILEETDMGEKRIELEEGGEMVLDEKHSNVTIGEDKENVMDDSENGSSLITTVREVSDDHLKTGNSSREISTKTRDQEILSEGASFERLNLQSIDVEQANNSILVMDDGHIASNSTNPDETKDAELSTLKSSEMSNNTDSSTETNDAIDAQKSDADDGANEISESENTKNTEEIQQHSIDVSDSSHSLEETDARLDPDTLPEIQTEGSNTEDAASE
- the LOC140973584 gene encoding uncharacterized protein isoform X2 codes for the protein MRSSESKRVDEIIMSGQTPSRNQRSKGIKVKHVLQIFLLLAVCFWLIYQVKHSRDKKKEFDESDVKASTTRGGSDGFIRFGRKDIHPQEEDAITKNEKHDEEEEKEEETTGVVDENKHEEDELEDKKDEDTENEKVEGGDDEIEDHGQEKLDPEVDREEDFVDGEKEREGDDENENKNEEKDSEDGQMEKESSIEKGDRDGDDTSTHEAREEHYKADDASSAVTHDTQVETTETENQNDENINEQPDNILEETDMGEKRIELEEGGEMVLDEKHSNVTIGEDKENVMDDSENGSSLITTVREVSDDHLKTGNSSREISTKTRDQEILSEGASFERLNLQSIDVEQANNSILVMDDGHIASNSTNPDETKDAELSTLKSSEMSNNTDSSTETNDAIDAQKSDADDGANEISESENTKNTEEIQQHSIDVSDSSHSLEETDARLDPDTLPEIQTEGSNTEDAASE